From a region of the Chloroflexota bacterium genome:
- a CDS encoding NUDIX domain-containing protein, whose translation MSDHDLSEATEATELEAVAAESDASPPKDTKKNKDKHEKSLEEKKVYEAGAVIVCDGKVVLRLTDKQRWIFPKGKLKKKESPQDAAVREAVEETGLNVDVIRQVADLLIRHEGKKRRFVFYLMRATAKTWDWPHHEGRDTFLISPDRVASLIRHAGYASVWQACQGQVQSMCAEPVPFVSHRPAAVSE comes from the coding sequence ATGAGCGACCACGATCTCAGCGAGGCTACAGAGGCGACGGAGCTTGAGGCTGTGGCTGCCGAGTCGGATGCGTCGCCGCCAAAGGACACGAAGAAGAACAAGGACAAGCACGAGAAGTCGCTGGAAGAGAAGAAGGTCTACGAGGCCGGCGCGGTCATCGTCTGCGACGGCAAGGTCGTGCTGCGCCTGACCGACAAGCAGCGCTGGATCTTTCCAAAGGGCAAGCTGAAGAAGAAGGAGTCGCCGCAGGACGCCGCCGTCCGCGAGGCCGTCGAGGAGACGGGCCTCAACGTCGACGTGATCAGGCAGGTGGCGGACCTGCTGATCCGCCACGAAGGCAAGAAGCGGCGCTTTGTCTTTTACCTGATGCGCGCAACCGCCAAGACCTGGGACTGGCCGCACCATGAAGGCCGGGACACCTTCCTGATCTCGCCAGATCGCGTAGCCTCGCTGATTCGGCACGCCGGGTATGCGTCCGTCTGGCAAGCCTGTCAGGGGCAGGTGCAGTCGATGTGCGCCGAGCCGGTGCCGTTCGTGTCGCACCGTCCGGCCGCCGTCTCGGAGTGA
- a CDS encoding gamma-glutamylcyclotransferase: MLAVELFVNGTLMRGLKLNRNLDGSEFLGEFETAPCYRIFSIGDIHPGMFEVAEGESGGISVPGEMYRMSDEIWQTVESGEPPHLYKGPVKLSDGRVVDGILFPREQAEGRHREITEFGGWRAYVAAKAAGKA; the protein is encoded by the coding sequence ATGTTGGCAGTTGAGTTGTTCGTCAACGGCACCCTGATGCGCGGTCTGAAGCTGAACAGGAACCTCGACGGCTCGGAGTTTCTCGGCGAGTTCGAGACGGCCCCCTGCTACCGGATCTTCTCGATTGGCGACATCCATCCTGGCATGTTCGAGGTGGCCGAGGGCGAGTCTGGCGGCATCTCAGTGCCGGGCGAGATGTACCGGATGTCCGACGAGATCTGGCAGACCGTCGAGTCCGGCGAGCCGCCCCACCTGTACAAGGGGCCGGTCAAGCTCTCCGATGGACGAGTCGTGGACGGCATCCTCTTCCCGCGCGAGCAGGCGGAGGGCAGGCACCGCGAGATCACCGAGTTCGGCGGGTGGCGAGCCTACGTCGCGGCGAAAGCGGCGGGCAAGGCGTAG